The DNA region AGTTTGTCGAGGCCGCACGAGTGCTGGCGACACGCGCCCTCAAGCAGGCCCCCCCTTCGTTCCACCACCGGTTGTCGTACATCGCTACCCGCGTGCTGGCGCGCGAGGCGAGCGGGCAGGAGAAAGCGATCCTCCAGCAGAGCCTCGACGACCTGGCGTCGTTCTACGCCGCTCACACCCAGGAAGCGCAGCAGTTGATCGAGGTCGGCGAGTCGCCGGTCGATGCGAGCGTGGCGCAGGCCGAGCTGGCGTCGTGGACGATGCTGGCCAACGAGCTTATGAACCTCGACGAGGCGCTAAACAAATGATGGACGCCCACAGCCAGCTCCGGACCGAGATCGGTCGCCGCTACTTCCTGTCGCAGGGCAAGCACCTGCTGGGCGCCAGCGCGCTGGCCACGCTCGCCGGCCCGTTGGCCGGTCGGGCGCTGGGCTCGTCGGCCCCGGCCGGCGCGCCCGGTCCGCACTTCCCCGGCCGCGCCAAGAACGTCATTTACCTGCACATGGTCGGCGGGCCCCCCCAGATGGACCTGTACGACTACAAGCCCGCCATGGGGGGCTGGTACGACAAGGACCTCCCCGACTCGGTACGGATGGGCCAGCGGCTCACCACCATGTCCAGCGGGCAGGCCCGTTTCCCCATCGCCCCCTCCAAGTACCGCTTCGAGCGCTGCGGCGAGTCTGGCATGACCGTCTGCGAGTTGCTGCCCCACATGAAGCAGACGGTGGACGACGTCCTCTTCATCCGCAGCATGCAGACCGAGGCTATCAACCACGAGCCCGCGATCACGTTCATGCAGACCGGCAACCAGGTAGCGGGCCGACCCTGCCTGGGCGCCTGGGCCTCGTACGGGCTGGGCTCGCTGAACGACAACCTGCCGACCTTTGTGGTAATGGTCGCCCGCCCCACCAACCGCGAGCAGGAGCAAGCCATTTCGGGCCGCCTGTGGTCCAGCGGCTACCTCCCCGGCCAGCACGCCGGCGTGAGCCTGCGGACGGCCGGCGACCCGATCTTGTACATCAACGACCCGCCGGGCGTGCCCCGCGCGGTGCGGCGCACCACGCTCGACGCGGTCGGCCGGCTCAACCAGCTTGGCTATGACCGCCTGGGCGACCCGCAGACCGAAACGCGCATCAAGCAGTACGAGCTAGCGTTCCGCATGCAGGCCAGCGTCCCCGAGATGACCGACCTGCGGACCGAGTCGGCCGCCACGCTGGCCATGTACGGCGACGCGGCCGCCGACCCGGGCACGTTCGCCAACACCGCGTTGCTGGCCCGCCGGATGGTGGAGCGGGGCGTCCGCTTCGTGCAGATCTACCACAACAACTGGGACACCCACGCCAACGTCGCCGGCCGGCTGCCCGACCAGTGCAAGGACGTCGACCAGCCCTGCGCCGCCCTCATCCAGGACCTCAAGCAGCGGGGCATGCTGGACGACACGCTGGTGATCTGGGGGGGCGAGTTCGGCCGCACCATCTACTCCCAGGGGGGCCTCTCCGCCCAAAACTACGGCCGCGACCACCACCCCCGCTGTTTCACGATGTGGATGGCCGGCGGCGGCGTCAAAGCGGGGACCGTGTACGGCGAGACCGACGACTTCTCGTACAACATCGTGAAAGACCCCGTGCCGGTCCGCGACCTGCACGCCACGGTGCTCAACCAACTGGGCTTCGACCACGAGCGGTTCACCATCAAGCACCAGGGGCTCGATCAGAAACTCACCGGCGTGCTGCCGGCGAAGGTGGTGCCGGGGCTGCTCGCCTAACCGGCGGCTTGCTCAGCAGACGCCAACCCGGGCCGAACCGGCCCGCTGTGATTGCCCAGGGGACGGCCCAAAGCAAGGCCAAGTGTCGACCAGCGGTCCGCCGACGGCCGACCGGAAAGCAAAACGGCCGAATAATTTCGTGCCGCCGAGACCGCGCCGGGCGCCGTTGGCGAGAATCGCCCCGTCTGTGCGGCAAAGGCGCCGTGTACTGCTGATTAAAACGCGGTCGGGGAGGGATTCGAACCCCCGGTACCTTGCGGCACGCCGGTTTTCAAGACCGGTGCATTCGACCACTCTGCCACCCGACCAACTCGTTTAATCGCAACAGTTTACGTCGTTTTTCGATTACTCCTAGGGTAAGCTCCCACGGCCGCTGGGGCAACCTCCCGGCGCGGGCGTTGTTGGTCGGCTGTTCTCTGGCAATCCGACACCGGACGGCCCGAAAGGCCCGCCGCCGGCCGCGCGAATCAGGCTGTTCTCGCGCTGGTTAGCTAGCGAAGCGTACGTTTGGCCCCTGTTTTGCAGGTCTTTTGCGAGATTTTGCCATCGCCCTAGGGCGATTATGAACGTAAGATGAAGATACTGTGAAGCCAAAATGGCGGCGCCACGGTGGGCCCGCCCGCTACATACGTTTGGAACAAAACCGGATATTGATGAGCAAGCACCTTCAACGCGACCTAAACCAGATCGAGCGTTCCCTTTCCCAGCAGGCGTCTGTGGTCGAGCAGATGGTGCAGACCGCCTACCGTGGCCTGCGCGAGCGGTGCCTGGGCACCGCGGCAGAGATCCTGGCCCAAGAATCGGACCTCAACGCGTCCGAGGTGCGGATCGAGGAGGAATGCCTCGAGACGCTGGCACTGCACCAGCCGGTGGCGATCGACCTGCGGCGGACCGCAACCGCGATCAAGATCAACTCCGACCTGGAACGGATCGGCGACCTGGCGCTCAACCTGGCCGAGCGGACCGAGGCCCTGGCAGAGCACCCAGACGTGCCCATCCCGGCCGGGCTGGAGCAGATGGTAGTGCGGGCCCTGTCGATGCTGCACGACGCCCACCGGGCCTTCGTGACGCTGGACGTCGACCTGGCGCACAGCGTCTGCCGCCGCGACGACGAGGTCGACGCGATCAACCGCGAGGTGATCCAGGAGATCATCGCGGCCATGGAGAAGCGTCCCGACCAGTCTGCGGGCTACCTGCACCTGTTCTCGGCGTCGCGGATCGTGGAACGGATCGGCGACCACGCGACGAACATCTCCGAGGACGTTATCTACTTGGTCGAAGGGGTGATCACACGCCACCGCTGGGCGACCTACAAGATCGCGTAGAATCGTTCCGCCGGGTTAGTAGGAACGACCGTGCGGCCCGACTATGCTGGGGGTTTGCCCTCGCCGCAAAGCCCCCCTCAACGGGCCCGCATTCCCCCGGGCCAACCGCGATGTTCCGCTTGTTGCTCGCCGCCGTCTTGTGGGCGCCGACCGCCGCCTCGTTGTACGCCGCGGACTACTGCGAAACAAACGACTTCGCCGACGTGATCCAACGGGTCGACGCCTACGCCCAGCAGCAAGGGGGCGACCGCGTGCTGCTGGTGGCGGACATCGACAACACGCTGCTGGCGATGGACCAGGACCTGGGCAGCGACGCCTGGTTCGAGTGGCAGAGCTTCCTGCTGGCCAACGAGCCGGGCTCCGACAAGCTGGTCGCCGATGACTTCGACGGGCTGCTCGAGGCGCAGGGCCTGCTGTTCACCCTGGGCCATATGCACCCGCCGCAGCCGGAGATCCCGGCGCTGGTCAAGCAGGCCCAGGGGCTTGGCGTGAAGACGCTGCTGCTGACCTCCCGCGGCCCCGAGTTCCGCCCGCAGACCGAACGCGAGTTGACCCGCAACGGCTACGCCTTCGGCCCAACGGTGCTCCCCATGCCCGGGATGCCGACCGGCGTCTTCTACCCCTACGACGCCCAGCGGCCCGAGAGCGTCGGACTGCCGCGTGCGTACGCCGAGGCTTGCGGCCTGGGCGACCCGCGCCCCGTAAGCTTCGGCAGCGGGGTGTTGATGACCAGCGGGCAGCACAAGGGGGCGATGCTGCGGATCGCTTTGCACCAGTCTGACGCAGACATCGCCGCGGTCGTGTACGTAGACGACCACGGCCGGCACGTGAGCCGGATCGACGACGCGCTCGAAGACCTAGGGATGCCGGGCGCCGTGTTCCACTACCAGCGTGAAGACACGAACGTCGATCGGTTCAAGTACGGCGACAAGGCGCCGGTCACCGAGGCGTGGCGCCGGCTAAGCAAGGCCATCGAGGCGGCGTTCCCACAGGCCGCTCCGGTGGGCGGGGGCGCGGTCGAGGCTGTCCCCGCCGAGGCCCGCAGGCCCGTGGCGGCTGGTCACTGATTCTGCCGGATCAGGGCGGCGATTTCTTCGGGGTTGCGGAAGCCCACTGCCACGATCTCCAGGTCGTCCTGGCCGGAGCTAGAGATCTTGATGGTCCCCACCCCCAGCATGCGGTCCATCATGTTTTGGTCGATCTGCATGTTGCGCACGTCGTCGTGCTGAACGTCGCTGGTGTTCTTCTGGATGATGCCGAACCGCAGCTCAGTGCGGCGGGTTGAGATAGTGAGCGTGGTCGCCATCACGCACACCCACCAGTAGAGTAGCACGACCCCCGCCGCGGTGGCGGCGGCCCCCGCGGCCGCGGCCGCCAGAGGCTGCTCGTAGCCCAGCGCCGTGAAAGAACCGATGGTCCCCCCTAGCACCACCAGCCACAGCCCCAAGAACTTCAGCGGCTGCTGGCGGAGCATGGAGGGGTGCATCACCTTGAGCACCTCTTCGTTGTCGGCGGCCGCTTGGACATCGGGGCGGTCGTCGGGCTGGTTCGGATCGGAAACCCCCACCAGCGTGGCCCGCGGGGCGGAGATCTTGATCGAGTGCCCGCACTCAGGATTGGGGCATTGGATGGTCTCATTCACGAAACCTTCATCTACATCGATATCATGGTGGCATACGGGGCAACGGTAGACGAGCTGCTGGCTTGGTTCGGTCTGCATCGCGGGTCCTCACGTACGGAAGGGGGATCTCGATTATCCCGTGCAGAAGTTGTGCCGAGCCCGAGCGGCGTCGATTTGGGGCCGGAACGGCCAGCGGCTGGTCGGATCGTGTCCACCTCGGGCGTCGTTCGCCCGGCCGATGGGCCCGGGCCGACGCGGCAAATTGACGCCGAAGAACCGTAGAACTGACAGAATTCGCTCGATATGCTGGGGCGTCCGGGGGTCCGAAACCGGGGCCAGAACCGGGACCGACCAGCGCCCGCGCCTCCCCCAAACCACCCAATCCACCACTCAATCAGTCGCCATGCCTACTTCTCGCCGAGAGTTCTTGCAGTGGTCGAGCGCCTACACGGCCGGATTCTTGGGCGTGCAGCGGCTTATAGCTGGGGACGTCATTAGCGCCGGCCCGGCCCCCAACCGCGGAGCGGGCATCGGCTACGGCCCCCTCGCCTCCGACCCTGAGGGGCTGCTCGACCTCCCGGTGGGCTTCCGCTACCAGGTAATCTCCCGCACGGGCGACGAGATGGCCGACGGCCTGCTGGTCCCCGGTAAGCCCGACGGCATGGCGACCTTCCCCGGCCCCGACGGGCTAACGCTGATCTTGCGGAACCATGAGAACGAACCGACCGACGTCGGGCCGTTCGGCGACAAGAACCAGCGGCTCTCGCGGATCGACAAGGCGCTTCTGTACGACCGGGGCGAAGAGAAGTGGCCCGGCTACGGCGGCGTCTCCACCGTGGTGTACGACACCAAGCAGCAGAAGGTGGTGAAGCAGTTCCTCTCGCTGGGGGGCACCATCCGCAACTGCGCCGGGGGCCCCACCCCCTGGGGGAGCTGGATCACCTGTGAAGAAACGACCGCCCGCAAAGGGGACGGCGTGCTGCGCCAGTACACCTGCGAGCAGGACCACGGCTACGCCTTCGAAGTCAAGGCGGGCGCCCAGCCGGGGCTGCAGAAAGCGACGCCGCTGAGAGACATGGGGCGATTCTACCGCGAGGCGGTCGCGGTCGACCCGGTCACCGGCATCGTCTACCAAACCGAAGACCTAAAGGACGGGCTGCTGTACCGCTTCGTCCCGAAGCAGCCCGGCAACCTAGCCGCGGGGGGGCGGCTGCAAGCGCTCGCGGTCCGCGACAAGAAGTCGCTCGACACCCGCAACTACGACCGCCAGCGGGTGGCCGTCGGAGACCGGCTGTCGGCGGCATGGATCGATATGCACGACGTCGACGCCCCGACCGACGAGCTGCGGTACCAGGGCTTCAACGCGGGCGCCGCCCGGTTCGGGCGTGGCGAGGGGATGTGGTTCTCCGACGGCCAGATCTATTTCGCTTGCACCGAAGGGGGCAAGAAGAATATCGGCCAGATCTGGCGCCTGGAGCCCTCGGCCGAGGGAGACACGCTCGAGTTGTTCGCGGAGCCGAACGACAACCGGATGGTGCAGAACGCAGACAACCTCACGATGTCGCCCTGGGGCGACCTGGTGGTGTGCGAAGACCGGCAGGGCACGACGGTCCGCCTGGTGGGCGTCACCCCGCGGGGCGAGTTCTACACGCTGGCGGATAACAACGCCAAAGGGGAGTTTGCGGGCGCCTGCTTCTCGCCGGACGGCTCGACGCTGTTCGTCAACATCCAGCCCAAGGGGCTGACCCTGGCGATCACCGGCCCCTGGCATAGCGCCACCGTGTGAGCGCGCGAGCCGGGGCGTCCCCGCCCCCGGCGCGGTTGAACTTGATTAGCCTTGCGCAGGCTGCGCCGGGGCCGAGGACGGCCCGGCTCGCACGCCCCCCGTCGCACGTGCGGCGCGGGGCGCCTTCGATCCGCCGCTTCGCACGCTATCATAGGGGCGTCCACCCCCACGAGCCCGCCCCCCCTTGCGCACGAGGCGCCCACATCTATGGCCAAGCACATCTTTGTCACCGGCGGGGTCGTTAGCTCGCTCGGGAAGGGTCTGACCAGCGCCTCGGTCGCCATGCTGCTGGAGAAGCGCGGCCTGAGCGTGCGGATGCAGAAGCTCGACCCCTACCTGAACATCGACCCGGGGACGATGAGCCCCTACCAGCACGGCGAGGTGTACGTGCTGGACGACGGCAGCGAGACCGACCTCGACCTGGGCCACTACGAACGCTTCACCTCCGCCCCGCTCACCCGCAACAGCAACTACACCACCGGGCAGATCTACCTACGCGTCATCAACAAAGAGCGCCGCGGCGAGTTCCTGGGCAAGACCGTGCAGGTGATCCCGCACGTCACCAACGAGATCAAGAGCGTCATCGCCAAGATGGCGGACGAACGCGACCCGAACGACCCGCACGGCAAGCCGGTCGACGTGGTCATCACGGAGATCGGCGGCACGGTGGGCGACATCGAGAGCCTGCCGTTCCTGGAAGCCATCCGGCAGTTCCCGATCGACGTCGGCAAAGAGAACTGCCTGTTCATGCACCTGACGCTGGTCCCCTACCTCAAGGCGGCCCGCGAGCTCAAGACCAAGCCCACCCAGCACTCCGTGGGCCAGTTGCGTCAGATCGGCATCGCGCCGGACGTGCTGATCTGCCGCACCGAGCAGCCCATCAGCCGTGAGGACCGCGAGAAGATCGCCCTGTTCTGCAACGTGCATGTCGACTCGGTGATCGAAGAACGCGACAAGGACTTCTCGATCTACGAGGTGCCGCTGAGCCTCGTGAGCAACAAGCTAGACAAGCTGATCTGCGACAAGCTGGGGCTGGTGACCCCCGAGCCGAACGTCGACGACTGGCGCGAGCTGCTGCAGCGGCTGCGGCACCCCAACCACGAGATCTCGATCGCCGTGGTGGGCAAGTACGCGGAGCACCGCGACGCGTACAAGTCGATCTACGAGGCGCTCGACCACGCCGGCATCTCCCACCGGGCGCAGATCCGCATCGGCCAGATCCGCAGCGAAGAGGTAGAGACCGAGGGCCCCGAGCGGCTGCTGGCCGGCTACGACGGCGTGCTGGTGCCCGGCGGCTTCGGCGAGCGCGGCATCGAGGGGAAGGTGCAGGCGATCCGCTTCTGCCGCGAGCGCGGCGTGCCGTTCTTCGGGGTGTGCCTCGGCATGCAGTGCGCGGTGGTAGAGTTCGCCCGCAACGTCGCGGGGCTGGCCGACGCGCACTCGTCCGAGTTCGACAAGAACACCCCCCACCCGGTGATCTGCCTGCTAGACGAGCAACGCGCCGTGACGAACATGGGGGGCACCATGCGGCTGGGCGCCCAGCCCGCCAAGCTAGAGCCCGGCAGCCTGGCCGCCCAGTGCTACGGCCGCAGCGAGATCAACGAGCGGCACCGGCACCGCTACGAGTTCAACAACCAGTACCGGCAGCAGTTTGCGGCCCACGGCCTGCGGTTCTCTGGCCTGAGCCCCGACGGGGCGTTGGTAGAGTCGGTTGAGCTGCCGGCGCACCCGTGGTTCTTGGCCGTGCAGTTCCACCCGGAGTTCAAGTCGAAGCCCACCGCGTCGCACCCGCTGTTCGCCGGTTTCGTGGGCGCCGCGGTGCAGCACCGCCTGCGTCGCAGCGAGCGCCCCAGCGATCCCGACGCCGCGGGCGCCCAACCCAAAACCGAAGAGGCGCACACATGAGCGAGCCGAAGAAGATCATCATCGACGAAGACTGGAAGTCGCAAGTCGAGGCGGAGAAGCACGCCCTAGACGAACCCCCAAAAGCAGAAGGCCAGCCGGCTGCCGACGCCCAGTCGCCCGATGAAGACGACATGGAGATGCCGCCGGCGTCGTTCGACCTGCTGGTGACGTCGCTGGTGAGCGAGGCGATGATCTCGCTAGGCCAGATGCCCCACCCGCTCACCGGCAAGGCCGGCGTCCAACGCCACCAGGCCAAGTACCTGATCGACATGATCGGCGTGCTGAAGGAGAAGACCGAGGGCAATATCTCGGCCGAA from Pirellulimonas nuda includes:
- the phoU gene encoding phosphate signaling complex protein PhoU: MSKHLQRDLNQIERSLSQQASVVEQMVQTAYRGLRERCLGTAAEILAQESDLNASEVRIEEECLETLALHQPVAIDLRRTATAIKINSDLERIGDLALNLAERTEALAEHPDVPIPAGLEQMVVRALSMLHDAHRAFVTLDVDLAHSVCRRDDEVDAINREVIQEIIAAMEKRPDQSAGYLHLFSASRIVERIGDHATNISEDVIYLVEGVITRHRWATYKIA
- a CDS encoding DUF1501 domain-containing protein, giving the protein MMDAHSQLRTEIGRRYFLSQGKHLLGASALATLAGPLAGRALGSSAPAGAPGPHFPGRAKNVIYLHMVGGPPQMDLYDYKPAMGGWYDKDLPDSVRMGQRLTTMSSGQARFPIAPSKYRFERCGESGMTVCELLPHMKQTVDDVLFIRSMQTEAINHEPAITFMQTGNQVAGRPCLGAWASYGLGSLNDNLPTFVVMVARPTNREQEQAISGRLWSSGYLPGQHAGVSLRTAGDPILYINDPPGVPRAVRRTTLDAVGRLNQLGYDRLGDPQTETRIKQYELAFRMQASVPEMTDLRTESAATLAMYGDAAADPGTFANTALLARRMVERGVRFVQIYHNNWDTHANVAGRLPDQCKDVDQPCAALIQDLKQRGMLDDTLVIWGGEFGRTIYSQGGLSAQNYGRDHHPRCFTMWMAGGGVKAGTVYGETDDFSYNIVKDPVPVRDLHATVLNQLGFDHERFTIKHQGLDQKLTGVLPAKVVPGLLA
- a CDS encoding PH domain-containing protein; its protein translation is MQTEPSQQLVYRCPVCHHDIDVDEGFVNETIQCPNPECGHSIKISAPRATLVGVSDPNQPDDRPDVQAAADNEEVLKVMHPSMLRQQPLKFLGLWLVVLGGTIGSFTALGYEQPLAAAAAGAAATAAGVVLLYWWVCVMATTLTISTRRTELRFGIIQKNTSDVQHDDVRNMQIDQNMMDRMLGVGTIKISSSGQDDLEIVAVGFRNPEEIAALIRQNQ
- a CDS encoding alkaline phosphatase PhoX, coding for MPTSRREFLQWSSAYTAGFLGVQRLIAGDVISAGPAPNRGAGIGYGPLASDPEGLLDLPVGFRYQVISRTGDEMADGLLVPGKPDGMATFPGPDGLTLILRNHENEPTDVGPFGDKNQRLSRIDKALLYDRGEEKWPGYGGVSTVVYDTKQQKVVKQFLSLGGTIRNCAGGPTPWGSWITCEETTARKGDGVLRQYTCEQDHGYAFEVKAGAQPGLQKATPLRDMGRFYREAVAVDPVTGIVYQTEDLKDGLLYRFVPKQPGNLAAGGRLQALAVRDKKSLDTRNYDRQRVAVGDRLSAAWIDMHDVDAPTDELRYQGFNAGAARFGRGEGMWFSDGQIYFACTEGGKKNIGQIWRLEPSAEGDTLELFAEPNDNRMVQNADNLTMSPWGDLVVCEDRQGTTVRLVGVTPRGEFYTLADNNAKGEFAGACFSPDGSTLFVNIQPKGLTLAITGPWHSATV
- a CDS encoding DUF1844 domain-containing protein, which gives rise to MSEPKKIIIDEDWKSQVEAEKHALDEPPKAEGQPAADAQSPDEDDMEMPPASFDLLVTSLVSEAMISLGQMPHPLTGKAGVQRHQAKYLIDMIGVLKEKTEGNISAEETSALADVLHQLRMAFVAVTKGA
- a CDS encoding DUF2608 domain-containing protein, which codes for MFRLLLAAVLWAPTAASLYAADYCETNDFADVIQRVDAYAQQQGGDRVLLVADIDNTLLAMDQDLGSDAWFEWQSFLLANEPGSDKLVADDFDGLLEAQGLLFTLGHMHPPQPEIPALVKQAQGLGVKTLLLTSRGPEFRPQTERELTRNGYAFGPTVLPMPGMPTGVFYPYDAQRPESVGLPRAYAEACGLGDPRPVSFGSGVLMTSGQHKGAMLRIALHQSDADIAAVVYVDDHGRHVSRIDDALEDLGMPGAVFHYQREDTNVDRFKYGDKAPVTEAWRRLSKAIEAAFPQAAPVGGGAVEAVPAEARRPVAAGH
- a CDS encoding CTP synthase — protein: MAKHIFVTGGVVSSLGKGLTSASVAMLLEKRGLSVRMQKLDPYLNIDPGTMSPYQHGEVYVLDDGSETDLDLGHYERFTSAPLTRNSNYTTGQIYLRVINKERRGEFLGKTVQVIPHVTNEIKSVIAKMADERDPNDPHGKPVDVVITEIGGTVGDIESLPFLEAIRQFPIDVGKENCLFMHLTLVPYLKAARELKTKPTQHSVGQLRQIGIAPDVLICRTEQPISREDREKIALFCNVHVDSVIEERDKDFSIYEVPLSLVSNKLDKLICDKLGLVTPEPNVDDWRELLQRLRHPNHEISIAVVGKYAEHRDAYKSIYEALDHAGISHRAQIRIGQIRSEEVETEGPERLLAGYDGVLVPGGFGERGIEGKVQAIRFCRERGVPFFGVCLGMQCAVVEFARNVAGLADAHSSEFDKNTPHPVICLLDEQRAVTNMGGTMRLGAQPAKLEPGSLAAQCYGRSEINERHRHRYEFNNQYRQQFAAHGLRFSGLSPDGALVESVELPAHPWFLAVQFHPEFKSKPTASHPLFAGFVGAAVQHRLRRSERPSDPDAAGAQPKTEEAHT